In Listeria monocytogenes, the following proteins share a genomic window:
- the trpS gene encoding tryptophan--tRNA ligase, with protein sequence MKKVIFSGIQPSGQLTLGNYIGALKQFGQFQDEYECFYCIVDEHAITVPQDRLKLREQTRSLAALYLAVGLDPEKSTLFIQSEVAAHAQAAWILQCNVYIGELERMTQFKDKSAGKAGVSAGLLTYPPLMAADILLYQTDLVPVGEDQKQHIELTRDLAERFNKKHADIFTMPEVFIPKQGARVMSLQDPTKKMSKSDANLKNAIFLLDPPATIRKKIKSAVTDSSGIIEYNKEEKPGVSNLLTIYSVITGETIASIEEKYVGKGYGDFKTDLAELVVSELEPIQERYYAYLKSEELDTILDAGAEKAARVANKTLKKMENGVGLGRKRRK encoded by the coding sequence ATGAAAAAAGTAATATTTTCCGGAATTCAACCTAGTGGACAATTAACTTTAGGAAATTATATTGGGGCTTTAAAACAGTTTGGGCAGTTTCAAGATGAATATGAATGTTTTTATTGTATCGTTGACGAACATGCTATTACGGTTCCACAAGATAGATTAAAACTTCGCGAGCAAACAAGAAGTTTAGCAGCTCTTTATTTAGCAGTTGGACTGGATCCTGAAAAATCCACTCTATTTATTCAATCTGAAGTGGCAGCACATGCGCAAGCGGCATGGATTTTACAATGTAACGTCTATATTGGTGAATTAGAACGTATGACACAATTTAAAGACAAATCAGCTGGTAAAGCAGGAGTCAGTGCCGGGTTATTAACTTATCCGCCTTTAATGGCTGCTGATATTTTACTTTATCAAACAGATTTAGTTCCAGTTGGTGAGGATCAAAAACAACATATCGAATTAACTCGTGACTTAGCTGAACGATTTAATAAAAAACATGCAGATATTTTCACGATGCCAGAAGTATTCATTCCTAAACAAGGTGCACGAGTAATGTCCTTACAAGATCCAACGAAAAAAATGAGTAAATCTGATGCCAATTTGAAAAATGCTATCTTTTTACTTGATCCACCAGCAACTATTAGAAAAAAAATCAAAAGCGCTGTGACCGATTCTAGTGGTATTATTGAATATAATAAAGAAGAAAAGCCCGGCGTATCTAACTTGCTAACTATCTATTCGGTTATTACCGGCGAAACAATTGCTAGTATAGAAGAAAAATATGTTGGAAAAGGCTATGGTGATTTCAAAACAGATTTAGCTGAATTAGTTGTTTCTGAACTTGAGCCAATTCAAGAAAGATACTATGCTTATCTCAAATCTGAGGAGCTGGACACTATATTAGATGCAGGAGCAGAAAAAGCCGCTCGTGTTGCTAATAAAACATTGAAAAAAATGGAAAACGGCGTTGGACTTGGACGCAAACGTAGAAAATAA
- a CDS encoding organic hydroperoxide resistance protein, translating to MKKLYETTVINTGGRSGEVHSPDNVFYFDISAPTELGGDGGGGTNPEQLFAAGYGACFNSALELVLGKAGIEAKSTVTATVSLYSDPEDNGFKIGVVLEGTIEGQDKEKTEALLKKAHEVCPYSKATRGNIDVEIKVG from the coding sequence ATGAAAAAATTGTATGAAACAACAGTCATTAACACAGGTGGAAGAAGTGGTGAAGTTCATTCACCAGATAACGTATTTTACTTTGATATCTCTGCACCAACAGAGCTTGGTGGAGACGGCGGTGGCGGAACAAATCCAGAACAACTATTTGCTGCTGGTTACGGAGCTTGTTTCAATAGCGCATTAGAATTAGTTCTAGGAAAAGCTGGAATTGAAGCAAAAAGTACAGTAACAGCGACTGTCAGCTTATATAGTGACCCAGAAGACAACGGATTTAAAATTGGTGTCGTTTTAGAAGGAACTATCGAAGGTCAAGATAAAGAAAAAACAGAAGCACTACTTAAAAAAGCCCATGAAGTTTGCCCGTATTCTAAAGCAACTCGCGGTAACATCGATGTAGAAATTAAAGTAGGTTAA
- a CDS encoding MarR family winged helix-turn-helix transcriptional regulator yields the protein MDTNTRILEEQLCFSVYNASKQFTKLYREALEPFQLTYPQYIALLVLWEGEEQTVSELGKRLALDSGTLTPMLKRMEHLGYVTRSRHPEDERRVYIRLTEKAIKIQPDVLKSVDNCLQLLDFAELDYRQLLTKIQALTKQLGGIENEKIV from the coding sequence TTGGACACGAATACACGCATATTAGAAGAGCAACTGTGTTTTTCTGTTTATAATGCATCCAAACAATTTACAAAACTTTATCGTGAAGCTTTAGAGCCCTTTCAATTAACCTATCCACAATATATTGCTTTACTTGTTCTTTGGGAAGGTGAAGAGCAAACCGTATCAGAGCTAGGGAAAAGGTTGGCTTTAGACAGTGGAACTTTAACACCAATGCTAAAAAGAATGGAGCATTTAGGATATGTCACACGAAGCCGTCATCCGGAAGACGAGCGACGCGTCTATATTCGCCTAACAGAAAAAGCAATAAAAATACAACCTGACGTATTAAAAAGCGTGGACAACTGCCTTCAATTACTCGATTTTGCAGAATTAGACTACAGACAATTACTTACTAAAATACAGGCATTAACAAAACAATTAGGAGGAATAGAAAATGAAAAAATTGTATGA